One Terriglobia bacterium genomic window carries:
- a CDS encoding PIG-L family deacetylase, whose protein sequence is MPKAINVLAVFAHPDDAEFLCAGTLALLAARGARIQMATLTAGDCGSTTVPAARISKVRQQEASRSATLIGARYRCLKSKDLLVFYDRPHLNKVMELVRQTNPALVLTHSPVDYMIDHEMVSHLCQSACFGAMAPNFKTGTGRPAPPLKSVPHLYYAEAFGRRDIVGHKIESTICVDISTTLKRKEEMLACHESQQAWLKSQQGIPETIATMRKMAKAAGKRAGFRWAEGFRQHLGQGFPASNLLKELLGGIVR, encoded by the coding sequence ATGCCCAAGGCCATCAACGTTCTGGCGGTTTTCGCGCATCCCGATGATGCGGAGTTCCTTTGTGCGGGAACGCTGGCTCTTCTCGCTGCGCGCGGCGCCAGGATCCAGATGGCAACCCTGACGGCGGGAGACTGTGGCAGCACGACCGTTCCGGCAGCCAGGATTTCGAAGGTGCGGCAGCAGGAAGCGTCACGCTCCGCCACACTGATTGGCGCACGGTACCGCTGCCTGAAGAGCAAGGACCTTCTGGTTTTTTACGACCGTCCTCACCTGAACAAAGTCATGGAACTTGTCCGGCAGACGAATCCCGCTCTGGTGCTGACGCATTCTCCGGTTGATTACATGATTGACCACGAAATGGTGAGCCACCTCTGCCAGAGCGCCTGCTTTGGCGCGATGGCCCCCAATTTCAAGACGGGCACCGGGCGTCCGGCTCCACCGCTCAAGAGCGTGCCCCACCTCTACTACGCCGAGGCGTTTGGCAGGCGCGACATTGTCGGACACAAAATTGAATCCACAATCTGCGTGGATATCAGCACAACGCTCAAACGCAAGGAAGAAATGCTCGCCTGCCATGAGAGCCAGCAGGCATGGCTCAAATCGCAGCAGGGGATACCTGAAACAATTGCCACCATGAGGAAGATGGCGAAGGCGGCAGGAAAGCGGGCCGGTTTTCGTTGGGCGGAAGGCTTCCGCCAGCATCTCGGCCAGGGGTTTCCGGCATCGAACCTGCTGAAGGAGCTATTGGGGGGTATCGTCCGCTAA
- a CDS encoding DUF2911 domain-containing protein, protein MKCLKRTGISIVAIAIASLGAALLLAQGGDRGEATATIGSAHVSIDYGRPMLKGRDPLGMLKPGQVWRMGANTPTTIESDHDLLFGNTRVPKGKHILLAELAEPGKWVLVASTKPYDEYDSSAKVAETPMRVENGQDSVDQMTIKLSANGSHGDLEVAWGTSRLAATFSVAE, encoded by the coding sequence ATGAAGTGCCTCAAACGCACCGGTATCAGCATCGTTGCCATCGCGATAGCTAGTCTCGGAGCTGCTCTGCTCCTGGCGCAGGGCGGCGATCGAGGAGAAGCCACCGCAACCATCGGCTCCGCCCATGTCTCGATTGATTACGGTCGCCCAATGCTCAAAGGTCGCGATCCTTTGGGCATGCTCAAGCCCGGCCAGGTATGGCGTATGGGAGCAAATACGCCTACAACCATCGAATCCGACCACGACCTGCTGTTCGGAAATACGCGAGTCCCAAAGGGAAAACATATTCTACTGGCCGAGTTGGCCGAACCCGGTAAGTGGGTCCTGGTGGCGTCCACCAAGCCCTATGACGAATACGATTCCAGCGCGAAGGTCGCTGAAACACCTATGAGAGTGGAAAATGGCCAGGACTCGGTGGACCAGATGACCATCAAACTTTCCGCCAACGGGAGCCATGGTGATCTTGAAGTTGCCTGGGGGACGTCCCGCCTGGCAGCAACCTTCAGCGTGGCTGAGTAG
- a CDS encoding alpha/beta hydrolase-fold protein, whose translation MSRTICFEDRGSACGRLHGAGQYAAAILFIAWALASGSVALAAAPGTIQCDSVPSKILDHPVDYCIDLPADYASSSRRYPVLYFLHGLFENDHRWIDRGGKENFDRLTADGTIGQFIVVLPNGGETFYINSEDGKDRYEDFFIQELVPFIDHHYRTIDTKGARGISGLSMGGYGALHLAMRHSDLFGSVAATSAVLIDKLPNPLPAEGRWQFYSRILSHAFGSPLNQAYWEENSPLTLAKDPSKFQGLKIYFDVGDQDRFGFDKGAGILDEILSRENYPHTYALRQGGHGWEFLDQYIQYSLGFQWQSFEKTTQAAKSSAEARSH comes from the coding sequence ATGAGCAGAACAATTTGTTTTGAGGACCGTGGTTCCGCTTGTGGACGACTGCACGGCGCCGGCCAGTACGCGGCCGCAATCTTGTTCATCGCGTGGGCCCTCGCCTCTGGCAGCGTCGCTCTGGCTGCCGCGCCAGGCACGATCCAGTGCGACTCTGTCCCAAGTAAAATCCTGGACCATCCGGTAGATTATTGCATCGACCTCCCGGCTGATTATGCGAGCTCGAGCCGGCGGTACCCGGTGCTCTATTTTCTGCACGGTTTGTTCGAAAACGACCATCGCTGGATTGACCGCGGCGGCAAGGAGAATTTCGATCGCCTGACGGCCGATGGGACCATTGGGCAATTTATTGTGGTGCTGCCAAATGGAGGAGAGACCTTCTATATCAATTCAGAAGATGGCAAGGACCGATACGAAGATTTCTTCATTCAGGAGCTTGTGCCGTTTATCGATCACCACTACAGGACCATTGACACGAAAGGAGCGCGGGGCATCAGCGGCCTCTCGATGGGTGGCTATGGCGCGCTGCACCTGGCCATGCGCCATTCCGATCTGTTTGGCTCCGTGGCGGCCACCAGCGCTGTGCTGATCGATAAGCTGCCTAATCCTCTTCCTGCCGAGGGCCGCTGGCAATTCTACTCACGCATCCTGAGCCATGCGTTCGGTTCGCCGCTCAATCAGGCGTACTGGGAAGAAAACAGCCCGCTGACGTTGGCCAAAGATCCTTCAAAATTCCAGGGCCTCAAGATCTATTTCGACGTCGGAGACCAGGACCGTTTTGGGTTTGACAAGGGCGCCGGCATCCTGGACGAAATTCTCAGCAGGGAAAACTACCCTCATACTTACGCGCTGCGGCAGGGTGGCCATGGATGGGAATTCCTCGACCAGTACATCCAGTATTCGCTGGGCTTTCAATGGCAGTCGTTCGAAAAAACAACGCAAGCGGCAAAATCATCTGCGGAGGCCCGCAGCCATTGA
- a CDS encoding TlpA disulfide reductase family protein: MKNLLQSVVVAAATLGLGVGCLLAQADPQAKILSYIRDHLKAGQPVRVTDLYNTVFTTPEDHAALGKLYKDFFRIPTFVVQYQQRFSAPPNLKTIAEQFSLKNPEEADTLLRVMEADPRVPKFITRDPATGEITKVDAELIRDDPRFAAGAKHELGGWVGKTAPSFSLAAAGNKQLTSAGLDGKVALLYVWFTGCPPCMKEAPELARIQRDFGSKVFEVVGANADDLLGLGISDETRQRYAEKEGITFPIARWNKESNQSYGGISIYPTLFLINRQGTITGHWVGFTSPATLREAIAKAIAGSSGKH, translated from the coding sequence TTGAAGAATCTGCTTCAGTCTGTGGTGGTTGCGGCCGCAACCCTGGGCCTCGGCGTCGGCTGCCTGCTGGCGCAGGCCGATCCCCAGGCAAAAATCCTCAGCTATATTCGTGACCACCTGAAGGCCGGTCAGCCGGTACGCGTGACAGATTTGTACAACACGGTGTTTACGACCCCTGAAGATCACGCGGCGCTGGGCAAGCTCTATAAGGATTTCTTCCGGATTCCAACCTTCGTCGTCCAGTATCAGCAGAGGTTTTCCGCGCCACCAAACCTGAAGACCATTGCCGAACAGTTTTCGCTGAAGAATCCGGAGGAAGCCGACACGCTGCTCCGCGTCATGGAAGCTGATCCTCGCGTACCGAAATTCATCACGCGCGATCCGGCGACGGGAGAAATCACCAAAGTAGACGCGGAATTGATCCGGGACGATCCCCGGTTTGCAGCGGGAGCGAAGCACGAACTCGGCGGCTGGGTCGGGAAGACCGCGCCCTCCTTCAGTCTGGCGGCAGCCGGCAACAAGCAACTCACCTCCGCTGGGCTCGACGGAAAAGTTGCTCTGCTGTACGTCTGGTTCACAGGTTGCCCGCCTTGCATGAAAGAGGCGCCGGAGCTTGCCCGGATTCAGCGCGATTTTGGATCCAAAGTGTTTGAAGTGGTGGGGGCCAACGCTGATGATCTACTGGGGCTCGGCATCAGCGACGAGACCCGCCAGCGGTATGCGGAGAAGGAAGGAATCACCTTTCCCATTGCTCGCTGGAACAAGGAAAGCAACCAGTCGTACGGCGGCATCTCTATTTATCCCACGCTTTTTCTCATTAATCGGCAAGGCACGATTACAGGCCACTGGGTTGGGTTTACAAGCCCGGCAACGCTTCGGGAAGCCATCGCGAAGGCCATAGCTGGATCATCCGGAAAGCATTAA